The genomic window CTTCTTTACTTAAATTAGAATATCCATTATCGTCAGAGAAAACAGGGTTTCCGTCTTTTAATAAAAGCATATGAACATGCATGCCATTTCCTGCTTCTCCCATTACAGGTTTAGGCATAAATGTAGCAGAAAGACCGTATTTTCTTGCTACGTTATGAATGATATATTTAATCATCATTGTTGCATCTGCCATTTTTGACATTTCACCAAGTTCAGGTTCAATTTCAAATTGACCTGCGGCGCCTACTTCAGGATGATGATAATTAAGTTTAATTCCAGCTTCTTCCATAAGCAAACACATTTCACTTCTTGCTTCATAAGAAATATCAAAAGGTTTTGCAACATGGTAATTCTTCTGTTTGGCAACAACATTACCTGTACCTTCGCATACGCTGTTCCAGTGTGCCTGAGGAGCATCAACCGAAAGACCTATCGATTGAGGATTAACTTCCCAAGAAACATTATCAAAAAGGTAAAATTCAAATTCAGGAAGAATTTTCATTGTGTCAGCAATCCCTAAATCTCTCATATACTGTTCTGCGGCAAGAACAATGTTTCTCGGATACTGTGCTAACGGTTTATTTGCCGGGTTATCTATTATCATAGCATTCCCTGTCATAGATAAAGTTGGTATATCGCAAAACGGGTCAATAATTGCAGTATCAGGATCAGGAATAAATACCATATCACTCTTTTCTACAACTGCATATCCGTAGTTTGAT from Oscillospiraceae bacterium includes these protein-coding regions:
- the glnA gene encoding type I glutamate--ammonia ligase, coding for MANSVKDILKIIKDNDIKMVDFKMVDINGQFRHVTIPACNFSEKTLENGIGFDASNYGYAVVEKSDMVFIPDPDTAIIDPFCDIPTLSMTGNAMIIDNPANKPLAQYPRNIVLAAEQYMRDLGIADTMKILPEFEFYLFDNVSWEVNPQSIGLSVDAPQAHWNSVCEGTGNVVAKQKNYHVAKPFDISYEARSEMCLLMEEAGIKLNYHHPEVGAAGQFEIEPELGEMSKMADATMMIKYIIHNVARKYGLSATFMPKPVMGEAGNGMHVHMLLLKDGNPVFSDDNGYSNLSKEAHYFMGGLLKHIASLCAITNPSTNSFKRLVPGFEAPVTVGYATSNRSAVIRIPAYAKKPELRRFELRNPDATCNPYFCYAAILMAGLDGIVNKIDPHENGWGPYDMNLYHLSDEEKAKLQSLPTSLDEALDALEKDHEYLTKGGVFPEKLLENFIKAKRAEIREISQIPHPAEFEKYYNL